A stretch of DNA from Babesia bovis T2Bo chromosome 2, whole genome shotgun sequence:
GTGATGGGAACATCATTTTAATGCCCGATACCTCGCCGGTGTAATCGTCGTGGGTGATCTTACAGTTGTACCTCCCGGTGTCACAGATACCAACCGATGAGATGACACCTATAGGGCCACCAGGTAGATTAGAAAGTCCTATCTTAGTAGATGTGGTAGTAATCTGGCACATCGTATTTGCCCACCCACGAATAAATTGAGAAAACGGTTCTGAACTATCCGGAGTTAGACCATAATGTTTCGCACATCGGCGTACGCTTTCCATACACAGCAATCCTACTGTTCCACACTGAACGTGTATATCGTCGGAAACCCATTTGGGCGAACTTGGTGTCATATCCTTCCATGGTAAGCTAAGAAGATAGTCACTAGATGCAAATGCTGGATCTATATTGTTTGCAGAAATACAGAAAAGCATAGCTATACGAttttcatcaatgtcaCACCCAGATGATTCTGTCAAAGCATAGACATACCATAAACCTGACTTGATCCGTTCAATAACACAAGCATCCACCTTTGAAGATTCTTCAAGTTTGTTACATCTATCCAGCATATCTAAACGAGTAAACTCCTCCAACGCACGCACATCAACAGCAACTAACGAATCCGTCAGTGCCATGAAACAGCCACCATCAATAATATTCATCTTGTCTAACAGTATTCAACAAGATGAAAGGGGAATATAAAGTatgtattgatatttaaGCGGTGAATTAACCAAATTGGCATTTGTCGAAATGGTAATATTATGGTGCCATGGCAATGGTGGACCAAAGAAAACCATTAATGAGGCAAGATTCCATGTATTGTCACTCTATTTCtaattaaatataaaaacaaatgaTAGTTTaagttaatatattcatgGGATTATTTATCTATATCCTTTTGAAATGCTCCTCTGAATGTGAAGTTTATAATGTACACACTACATCATTACTGTACTAGATTTCGTTAAcattatacacattttttaGATTTATCAATTGTAGTTCCATTGTAATCCATTAAACGAACGATTTTGAGTATTATAGTTGATTTTACTTGTTATAGTGTACCTTTGCGGGTCATCTAGAGGATCTGGCTGCAACGTATACATACGTTTCGTTGGTACATGCTTATTTTTTATGCACATGGATAAACTAGGATAGACATCGCTGCCACGTATATTATAACTAAATCTTGTATGGATCAGGTTGTTATTGAGGGGCTAGCCTATTGTCCACATCATCAATAATATTGCCACTTCTTCTATCAAGCACATCTACGGAGAGCTGTGGGATACAGTTCACACAATGGTATCTTTCGGGGATGAAAATGCTGCAGAGCATTCTTCAAAGTACGTATGTATGCATTAGGTGTATTGCGTCTGTTATTTGCATAGCAGAATGCCTTTTTTGTGTAGATATTTTTTTACAGGCAGCGTATAAGGAAAAGCATAACATGGGATGATGAAACCATATCGGAGCACGACAAAGAAAGAGGTACAAGGATGAAAATTATAGAGGCCAATACACCCTTTTGCTACCTATCAGAGGGTGACGAGTCAGATGACGATGCCCCCGATGAATCACATGTTGCGTATGAAGATTTAGCTCAGCAAGTAATTGACCGTTTATGCGAAATTAAACAAAGTGCTGATAAATCGGACCGTTTTGCTGAAATGCGCAAGAAGCATTACAGGAATGAATATTTGAAAGGAGTTCTTAAAAATAGGTAATGGACACTTtgtatgtattatattaataCAGGTATGATGATGTGAGTGACGACGAATGTTGTGGTGAAGACGAAGACTCGTCAAAAGAAGTGTTCCTCAATATCAAGTGTACAGCTCCAGCAGTGATTAGGTAATCAACTCATCTCACTGCGTCTAGCTTGGGTATATAATTTGTAAAATAATAACGAATGCTAATTGATGGTTGTTGTAGTGAGTGATAAATGCTGGATCACATTAGAGCGAATGCACATTTTAAACATGCAAATACCAAAGTACCCATGTAGACTATACTCCATCCAAGGGACACCTACAGAGTTTCTCAAGTAGgctgtgtatattttgtaaCGATGTGTGGGCATTAAAGGTTGTATTACTACACGTTACCTTCGCAAAGCATCCCCAATCACACGACAACGCCATATGTGGAAGGTGATAGCACATAATTTTACACCTGATTTTGTTAATTTATGAAAATGTTCATGTGaatttaattatatttgTCTGATGTCTTAGTTTGGCGATTCAATTAGGTAGTTCGTTTGTAAATTATCATAGGTAGATACTCTATAAGGGAATTAGATTGTTAAACATCATTGTGTAAAATGAAACACTAAATTGCTTTTACAATATTCTATTAATTCTTGAACAGCCGGTTGTTTGGTGCAATAATTGACTTGGTTGGACGAATTTGAAGTCAGCATGGGAGATCTTACGTTAATTTGCCGTGCCAGCGACGGTTTTCCGTTTGTTGAAGTGTGGGAGGATAGTCTAACGCTTGCAAATGCTGATATAAATGCTAAAAGTTCAACCAAGAATATGCAGGAGATTAAAATGTATGCTCGTACTATTTGTAGATCTTTGCAACCAAACTCTTTAAAATCGTCTATAAAAGAAGGTGAATATAGTTATCATTATACTGTAGAAGACGGTGTTGCCTATCTGACCGTGGTTCCATCGACATATCCTAAAAAGCTTGCGTTTTTATACTTGGCAGAAGTGTGCACAGCATTCTCCAAAGAACTATCGCTACAGTTGGATTCTTCCTCAATGCCAGATAATATAAATGCTATCACGAAGCCGTATTGCTTCATGAGTTtcggtatgttttttagATGTTTTCTTATGCGTATACCAATGTCACGATAACAGTGGTTTGTAGCATATTTATTGGTATCAttattgtgtatattatattcatttgtTATAATCTTTACAGATCGCCAAATACATAAAATTAAGGCCAATTTCAATGACCCCAATTCAACCAAGGCATTAAACATGATCAACAATAGTCTTAACGAAGTCACCCATATCATGCGCCGTAATATAGACGAAATATTACAGCGTGGAGAAAACTTAGATGGTGAGTTTTGTAGAATGTGGCATGCTGAACATAAGTAGACATCGGACGTATGGCGCATGGGCTAAAAGAGGAAACATTGAAATTCAAAAAGTCTTCTCAATTACTCGCAAGAAGGGGTATTATGGacaaatatatagtatTGCTATTAGTTGTCATATTCATTGTGTTGTGTCTCTATTTTACATTCAAAGGCAAAAAAAGTGCCGCTTAACAATCACATGGACTTTCTGCTAAAAAGTACTCATGTATTAAAAATTAAATTTTATTATAATAGTTAttgtataatgtttttagTAGGGATGATGAAACCAAGTGCTGTTGTACCTAATGTGGCAAAGGTCATACGGCGCTGCACGACAACCGTCTCGTGTTGGACTAAAAATAGAATCCTGACGTAAACGCTgatttttaaatataaaaccACATATTTGCTATTGTAGAAGGTGGTTTTATTAATGGTTGTGGcatattttaacatttaGTTGTTACCGTGGTTACAATTTGTCTATCGGACTCTGTCGAACAATTCTCTGTTATCTTGTGAGATATATCTTCTGTACATGTGTGTGTTGAGAATTGCATAATTACAACATGAATGTGGCTGTCGATGAATTCGGCAAGCCTTTCGTTATCCTCCGTCAAGAGGAGAAGAAACGGATAACGGGGCTTGAGGCACACAAAGCGAATATAATGGCTGCAAAGGCAATTGCAGACACACTCAGGAGTTCATTAGGTCCACGTGGAATGGATAAGATTATTGTAAGTGCTGATGGAAAGGTTACGGTGACAAACGATGGTGCTACCATCTTGCAGATGATGGAAGTTGAACACCAATGTGCCAAATTACTTGTGGATTTATCGAAGAGTCAAGATGAGGAAATCGGAGATGGTACTACGGGTGTTGTCATATTAGCTGGCGCCTTACTCGAGAGAGCACTACGTCTTTTGGATCGTGGTCTGCACCCATTGAGGATCGCTGACGGTTATGACAGAGCATGTGATATCGCTATTAAACGCCTAGAGGAAGTGGCTGCAAGCCAGAGTGAAAACTATCAGCCAACGGCGGATAACATGTCTGAATTATACAAGAAGGCAGCCTATACTGCCTTGGGATCTAAGGTCGTGTCTAGTTGCCAAGATCATCTTGCTGCCATTGCGGTCGATGCTGTATTATCCGTTGCTGATTTGGAACGCAAAGACGTTAACCTAGAGCTTATAAAAATAGAGTCAAAAACAGGAGGACGTTTGGAGGACACTTGTCTCGTAAGGGGTATAGTGTTACCAAAGGAATTTAGTCACTCGCAAATGAAGAAAACTGTTACCGACGCACGTATAGCTATTTTGTCATGCCCATTTGAACCGCCTAAAACCAAAACCAAAAGTCGCATTGAAATTGGCTCTGTAGATGATTACGAGAAGTTGCAAGAGTGTGAAAAGCTATACTTTGAAAACATGGTAAAACGGGTTGTAGACAGCACTGCAAATGTTGTAATTTGCCAATGGGGGTTTGATGATGAGGCTAACCACCTTCTTATGAAGCATGGCATATCGGCTGTTAGATGGGTCGGCGGAGCAGAGCTTGAACTTGTTGCCATAGCTACTGGTGGCAAAATTGTAGGCCGCTTCGAGGATCTTGATGAAAGCAAATTAGGACACGCTGGCTTAGTTCGTGAAGTTGCTACTGGTACTGAACATCAGCAATTCATCTATATTGAGCAATGCCAGAAAACCAAGTCTGTTACAGTCCTAATTTCCGGTGGAAACGGAGTGTATGTCGAGGAGACCAAGCGCTGCATTCATGATGCTATATGCTGTGTACGTAATCTTATTAGAGATGGTAGGGTACTcggtggtggtggtgctCCTGAGATAGCTGCCTCCCTGGCTATTCAGGATGCGGCTACGCAGTTTAATACTTTGGAACAATTCGCCATACAAAGTTACAGTGAAGCTTTACTTGAGATTCCTATGGCCCTGGCGGACAATTCCGGACTAAATGTCTTCGATTTGGTAGCGAAGGCTACGCAAATGCAACGCACGAACTGTCACATTGGTATTGACTGCCTTAATGGCACTGTTGGCGATCTTCGTCAGAAAGGCATATTCGAATCCCTACACTCCAAAATCCAGCAACTATCACTGGCAACACAGGTTGTGAAGATGATTCTCAAAATTGATGACGTCATCTCTCCATCCGAAATACAGTGAGCCAATAGTACGGCATCCATTTGTTATCAAATACATCGTCATATAACTAATATAATTGGTATCGAAATACTTAAAATTCTCATTATTAGAACTCTCTGACAATTGTATTTCCTTAGTATAATCAGTTGGCATCTAACTGAATTTCAAAGAGTGGATTTCTCCACCACTGTTGGAATTTGATAGTCGCCTATGAGTTATATACGTTTTGCTTTAACATTACTATCACCAAATCACGTATTGTATCATTTATAATGTATCTACAGTGTACTATGGAatcaaaaatgaaattaaaTGACGCCCGACATTTGGTAATGCCTCTTTTGGAGCATCATAGAGGTATAAAATATTCACATGGTTTTGTGTTGGCATCAGcagtatatatcattgtatatgttgtacATAAACTCAACAAAATCAGACTTAGATTCCAGCCTCAACCTTTTGAGACTGTCTCTACATATTTAGGCCAGTGGGCAGCTGATATTCACTTCAGGAGCCATCATGTAAATAGTAACCAGGCATTTCGTCCCCATCGTCATTATGTTAACAACATCGCATATTGAAGCTAGATAAACGTCATAAATTAACTGTCGTCATATCCTCATTGATATAAAAGAACATTATTGCCAACATACTGCGGTGTGATTAAGGACATCATACTTTCTTATCACAGTTATTGAGGCTGTATTACGGGTAGTTGTATAGATAATAAGTAtcatagatatataatcggaaaacaaaaatatagaaCCATGTGATTACACGTCACCGGTTTGAAAAATACGGATGTACCCTATCCAATAACACTCTATGATACTTATTGTTTTCACTAGCATCTTATATCTAAACAGTGCTAACCGTGCCAAACTACTGACTTATATGCACATTATTTATTACAGAATACATTAAGGCAACATTTGGGTCATGCTATGTTGATGTTGGGGGAAATGGATACCCATTTATAACAGGGATTACTATAGATAATTTGCTTAATTATTATATCGCTGTATCTTACATGCCACAAACACGAGAGATCAAATGGATTAACAAGTTACCGATATTACGTGCGAACAATATGTTTTTATCGTTCGCATTGATGTCAATGCTATttgtgcgatatattaggatattatagaatatatcTTATCCGAGAGTGAGCTTATTGCCCTTTAAAATTTAAGTGTTGCCTTTGTAATCCTAGGTGGAATCCAAGAATCTTCAACGCATTTAAGTACATTTTTATCATATGCTATTTTGTCTGTTTCGAGCTTTTTTGCTGCCTCTGAGTTGGCCGGAGACTTTATGTTTGGCTCACTCAGTAGTGACTGTATGGACAAAAGGATTGACGAAATATCATAGATGGCGGTCCATTGATTCTGTAAGATATCCAAACAAATACGCCCATCTAAATAAACATTTGGATGATAAATTTTTGAAATAAATTTAACGCATGGTGGTTTCGTTGGATATTCTTCCGTGAATTTCATAAGTAGATGAAACGTTCCAGTTTCCCACAATGTGTCCTTAGGTCCTCTTATAATAGCGTGACAGACCATCATATTATCTGGGAAGGGTTCAGCTCGACAGCCTTCTGGAGGATCCTTTGTAATTTTGGAAATATCCTGCACAATACGTCTCCTTGCGAATGTTGACATTTTTTCGATTCGTCAAATTCCCAAGTCCATATGATTAATTATCGCAAGCACCTGATGTCTATTGCTCACATGTAATCCAAAATACAGTCCATTTACAGATTGTATGAATAAGACAATGCATGGAATTTCCATTATCGTGTCTACACGGATGTTTTAACGGAATCAGGGTAGTACAAACACCGTTTTACTTGCTTCAAATAGTGTTTGTTGAACTAAAAAGTAACCTCTTTACGATTATACGAGAACTAGCTTGATAAACAACCAATGTTGTTGTCTTAGTACTGATGAATATCAACGGTGATGTGTCCACTGTGTTGCTTTAGACTTTTTATTACATGTTCTATATCATTCTTCACCATTACTCTGTTGTCCATATAACGTAGTATTTTACAAAACGGAATGTGTTAACCTTCCCTATTGGCGAATTCAACGGACAAGTATAAGTAATTTAATTATTCAATGCACAAACGtaattttatatcattttatatattgtcgTAATGTTTTAAGAAATATTATGTTGATTTGTTTTCATGTGTAAGGGATTTGTCGGTAAGCGTCACGAAGAATCGCCACACCCCCGAAATAGCaaatatagtatatatcattaagcTAGTAGAAAAACATACTAATTGGTGTAGATTTGGGTTATGATGGATTTGTTTCatgaatatttatattactATTCTATAAGTCTGCTTTAAACTAATGTGTTTGTTGCAGGCGTGATTTAGTATCTCTCTGATGGCTCCACGTTAAAGAAGGTCATCTACCGATGTCACATGGTGTATGCTTACTTTTCTATTGTATACGACTATCTACACGGCTTACAATTAGACGAATC
This window harbors:
- a CDS encoding putative T-complex protein 1 epsilon subunit → MNVAVDEFGKPFVILRQEEKKRITGLEAHKANIMAAKAIADTLRSSLGPRGMDKIIVSADGKVTVTNDGATILQMMEVEHQCAKLLVDLSKSQDEEIGDGTTGVVILAGALLERALRLLDRGLHPLRIADGYDRACDIAIKRLEEVAASQSENYQPTADNMSELYKKAAYTALGSKVVSSCQDHLAAIAVDAVLSVADLERKDVNLELIKIESKTGGRLEDTCLVRGIVLPKEFSHSQMKKTVTDARIAILSCPFEPPKTKTKSRIEIGSVDDYEKLQECEKLYFENMVKRVVDSTANVVICQWGFDDEANHLLMKHGISAVRWVGGAELELVAIATGGKIVGRFEDLDESKLGHAGLVREVATGTEHQQFIYIEQCQKTKSVTVLISGGNGVYVEETKRCIHDAICCVRNLIRDGRVLGGGGAPEIAASLAIQDAATQFNTLEQFAIQSYSEALLEIPMALADNSGLNVFDLVAKATQMQRTNCHIGIDCLNGTVGDLRQKGIFESLHSKIQQLSLATQVVKMILKIDDVISPSEIQ
- a CDS encoding putative vesicle transport protein-like family; the protein is MGDLTLICRASDGFPFVEVWEDSLTLANADINAKSSTKNMQEIKMYARTICRSLQPNSLKSSIKEGEYSYHYTVEDGVAYLTVVPSTYPKKLAFLYLAEVCTAFSKELSLQLDSSSMPDNINAITKPYCFMSFDRQIHKIKANFNDPNSTKALNMINNSLNEVTHIMRRNIDEILQRGENLDDIGRMAHGLKEETLKFKKSSQLLARRGIMDKYIVLLLVVIFIVLCLYFTFKGKKSAA
- a CDS encoding putative Ubiquitin-conjugating enzyme E2 2 — encoded protein: MSTFARRRIVQDISKITKDPPEGCRAEPFPDNMMVCHAIIRGPKDTLWETGTFHLLMKFTEEYPTKPPCVKFISKIYHPNVYLDGRICLDILQNQWTAIYDISSILLSIQSLLSEPNIKSPANSEAAKKLETDKIAYDKNVLKCVEDSWIPPRITKATLKF
- a CDS encoding Protein phosphatase inhibitor 2 (IPP-2) family protein, with the protein product MVSFGDENAAEHSSKQRIRKSITWDDETISEHDKERGTRMKIIEANTPFCYLSEGDESDDDAPDESHVAYEDLAQQVIDRLCEIKQSADKSDRFAEMRKKHYRNEYLKGVLKNRYDDVSDDECCGEDEDSSKEVFLNIKCTAPAVIR